One window of the Pieris brassicae chromosome 2, ilPieBrab1.1, whole genome shotgun sequence genome contains the following:
- the LOC123718392 gene encoding F-box only protein 11 has translation MPSASFSSSRSYVRRSRRKGGHRIPLPSRTQSSEPCESVPCPNNVTGSAMAATACAGPSGSGGGGSPPVPAAAPATTAGHHSPYDLRRKSPPAYHEPGPSGTCSLPARKRPRTSLSQGVDVCNVSQYLQYELPDEVLLCILSHLTERDLCRVAQVCKRFNTIANDTELWKSLYQSVFEFDTPLLHPAPCQFEFVAPDDCEADNPWKESFRQLYYGIHVRPNYRPKKDSRMKHFNTIRAALEYVEERSGGSTAASNTSTCACSPAACTCRRASTSAPARPALVFVHAGLYQEECLAIDSDIQLVGCAPGNVAESVVLEREAESTLTFAEGANRAYAGHMTLKFSPDATSTMQHHKHYCLEVSDNCSPTVDHCIIRSASVVGAAVCVSGAGANPVIKHCDISDCENVGLYVTDYAQGAYQDNEISRNALAGIWVKNFANPIMRRNHIHHGRDVGIFTFENGLGYFEANDIHNNRIAGFEVKAGANPTVVHCEIHHGQTGGIYVHESGLGQFIDNKIHSNNFAGVWITSNSNPTIRRNEIYNGHQGGVYIFGEGRGLIEHNNIYGNALAGIQIRTNSDPIVRHNKIHHGQHGGIYVHEKGQGLIEENEVYANTLAGVWITTGSTPVLRRNRIHSGKQVGVYFYDNGHGKLEDNDIFNHLYSGVQIRTGSNPVIRGNKIWGGQNGGVLVYNGGLGLLEQNEIFDNAMAGVWIKTDSNPTLKRNKIFDGRDGGICIFNGGKGILEENDIFRNAQAGVLISTQSHPVLRRNRIFDGLAAGVEITNNATATLEHNQIFNNRFGGLCLASGVSPLVRGNKIFSNQDAVEKAVGGGQCLYKISSYTSFPMHDFYRCQTCNTTDRNAICVNCIKTCHSGHDVEFIRHDRFFCDCGAGTLSNQCQLQGEPTQDTDTLYDSAAPMESHTLMVN, from the exons ATGCCTAGTGCCTCGTTTTCATCTTCGCGTTCTTACGTACGTAGATCGCGAAGAAAAGGTGGACATAGAATACCATTGCCATCCAGGACACAATCGA gtGAGCCATGTGAATCGGTACCTTGCCCAAATAACGTGACGGGTAGCGCTATGGCGGCGACAGCTTGCGCAGGGCCAAGCGGCAGTGGGGGTGGCGGTTCTCCGCCGGTGCCCGCAGCAGCCCCAGCCACCACGGCCGGCCATCACAGCCCATATGACCTACGACGGAAATCACCGCCTGCCTACCACGAACCGGGCCCTTCTGGAACCTGCTCTTTACCCGCTAGAAAGAGACCGAGaac ATCGCTGTCACAAGGCGTGGATGTTTGCAACGTGTCGCAGTACCTGCAGTATGAACTTCCGGACGAAGTATTACTTTGTATACTATCACATCTCACCGAACGCGACTTGTGCCGCGTCGCGCAGGTCTGCAAGCGGTTCAATACGATCGCTAACGACACCGAACTATG GAAAAGCCTGTACCAGTCGGTGTTCGAATTTGACACCCCATTACTGCACCCTGCGCCTTGCCAATTTGAATTTGTGGCGCCTGACGATTGTGAGGCTGACAATCCGTGGAAAGAAAGCTTTCGTCAACTGTACTATGGAATACACGTGCGACCGAATTACCGCCCCAAGAAAGACTCTCGCATGAAACACTTTAACACTATAAGG GCGGCTCTCGAATATGTTGAGGAACGCAGCGGTGGTTCGACGGCCGCGAGCAATACAAGCACGTGCGCGTGCAGCCCCGCGGCGTGCACGTGCCGTCGTGCGTCCACATCTGCGCCCGCTCGGCCCGCGCTCGTCTTCGTGCACGCAGGTCTCTACCAGGAGGAGTGTCTCGCTATTGATTCGGATATACAGCTTGTCG GCTGTGCCCCCGGCAACGTAGCGGAATCAGTGGTATTGGAACGGGAGGCCGAATCGACTCTTACATTCGCCGAGGGAGCCAACCGCGCGTACGCAGGCCATATGACCCTGAAATTCTCACCAGATGCGACAAGCACTATGCAGCACCACAAGCACTACTGTCTGGAGGTCTCCGACAACTGCTCACCCACCGTTGATCATTGTATTATTCGCAGTGCTAGTGTTG TTGGTGCAGCAGTGTGCGTATCAGGCGCTGGCGCTAACCCGGTGATCAAACACTGTGACATCAGCGACTGTGAAAATGTCGGCCTCTACGTCACTGATTACGCGCAG GGCGCGTATCAAGACAATGAGATATCGCGTAACGCTCTTGCCGGTATATGGGTGAAGAACTTTGCCAATCCAATTATGCGCAGAAACCACATTCATCACGGCCGAGATGTTGGAATATTTACATTTGAGAATGGACTG GGCTACTTCGAAGCAAACGATATTCACAATAACCGGATCGCGGGCTTCGAAGTAAAGGCCGGTGCCAACCCTACTGTAGTCCATTGTGAAATACACCACGGACAAACCGGCGGTATCTATGTACATGAATCCGGTCTAGGCCAATTCATAGACAATAAGATACACTCGAATAACTTCGCCGGTGTATGGATTACGTCTAACAGTAACCCCACTATACGACgcaatgaaatatataacgGGCATCAGGGGGGCGTGTATATATTCGGTGAAGGGCGTGGTCTGATTGAGCATAATAATATCTATGGAAATGCATTGGCCGGTATACAG atTCGCACAAACAGTGACCCAATAGTGAGGCACAATAAAATCCACCATGGTCAGCACGGAGGCATCTACGTGCACGAGAAGGGCCAAGGGCTCATAGAGGAGAACGAAGTGTACGCGAACACGCTCGCTGGCGTATGGATCACTACTGGGTCTACGCCCGTATTACGACGTAATCGTATACATTCGGGGAAACAG GTCGGCGTATACTTTTATGATAATGGCCATGGAAAGTTAGAGGATAACGATATATTTAATCACTTATATTCGGGGGTTCAAATAAGGACAGGAAGTAATCCCGTGATACGAGGTAACAAGATATGGGGCGGACAAAACGGAGGCGTTTTAGTGTATAATGGCGGACTTGGTTTATTGgaacaaaatgaaatattcGATAATGCCATGGCCGGTGTCTGGATAAAGACAGATTCCAATCCCACTTTGAAGAGGAATAAGATTTTTGATGGACGCGATGGCGGGATATGCATTTTTAATGGTGGAAAG GGCATACTAGAAGAAAATGACATATTCCGTAACGCGCAAGCTGGGGTTTTAATATCCACCCAGAGCCACCCTGTACTACGGCGTAACCGCATCTTTGATGGTTTAGCCGCGGGAGTCGAGATCACTAACAACGCAACTGCCACGCTGGAGCACAACCAGATATTCAACAATCGGTTTGGAG GTCTGTGTTTGGCATCGGGTGTGTCACCGCTAGTACGCGGCAACAAGATATTCAGCAATCAAGACGCTGTAGAGAAAGCAGTGGGAGGCGGACAGTGCTTGTACAAGATATCCTCGTACACTTCCTTCCCAATGCACGATTTTtatag aTGCCAGACTTGCAACACAACGGATCGCAACGCCATATGTGTCAATTGCATCAAAACGTGTCATTCCGGACACGATGTAGAATTTATACGCCATGACAG ATTTTTCTGCGACTGCGGCGCGGGCACATTATCCAACCAATGCCAGCTGCAAGGCGAGCCAACTCAGGACACAGACACATTATACGATTCTGCTGCTCCCATGGAGTCACACACGCTTATGGTTAACTGA
- the LOC123720654 gene encoding uncharacterized protein LOC123720654 yields the protein MLISDGINHGKLQSIIVGELKKAGLKHRLKKIILKNVKNHKTLFGAPLMKVPSSSVICCGSTLSIPIVVSEMSSVLRANAHVEGLFRKAGSQTRQKDIKRLLDAGGCVSEGHHPIDVASVLKLYLRCLPEPLISAEVQDLLLRCRVTAGGDGMKSILHTLLLLPVLHVHLLHYIMELLNFISSRHKDNLMDSSNLAIVLAPSIMPLPAAATAQRLEHHVALVKIFIENSKHIGLLTDELMSQLDDDSDIHQVRRKKRRSGSLNRMLNGLRKMVSGNVNTPATVKEYDKTPVLNKFTSKRKYDTSEGLSAKIKKEIKSGLPQKELSFTPMKMGITERKRLRLSMVDVKKTPITPDYGSNKNSESSSSEDILTSSEQLFNPHDTIDLSSDMKQTDKDYVRISKQEYEEIKSRVSAIETRLSREFTDVIPKVQPLQQVQNVYEQTLEDVAMLNCPGSEHLARRLSKELKIRPKEEAKIIRSPSARKIGSIRRRSKENLTKIVRHKSWNVSTHQAMDRFYPYVGLNQRESSSIRSIESKDSDWEENVSETSSPNVSSSSQKYHMRKRISLTTDYGSERITTKSRCLLPRRSLNVIFTSPDNRNTVSPNGKSNYRSSHSQNKYVSKEPIQHKWKSAAAFFMDKTGELEGNGNSGRPSVNKLRKQNAGAVLAKAKLFESSQSDKSSERSENTQKSVFARKPRIQSQVKPQKTVTSNSDLETRMIFKSNINKESLQTYRQYNPLVKSKEELNSRLIRATPVKKIVSPQKISHTPILKKTLCTPRNLRTPANYGEPKKFNTPLKGVHISPKRRSPRQRLNRLI from the exons TGTGCTTCGGGCTAATGCTCATGTTGAAGGATTATTTCGTAAAGCCGGATCTCAAACTCGCCAAAAAGATATTAag CGTCTTCTAGATGCTGGTGGCTGTGTCTCTGAAGGTCATCATCCTATTGATGTAGCAAGTGTGCTGAAGCTGTATCTACGCTGTTTGCCAGAACCTCTTATCAGTGCAGAAGTTCAAGATTTGTTGTTACGATGCAGGGTTACTGCAGGGGGTGACGGAATGAAATCAATTTTACACACCTTACTATTGTTGCCTGTGCTTCATGTACACTTGTTGCATTATATCATGGAg tTACTGAACTTCATTTCATCAAGACACAAAGATAACTTAATGGACTCCTCCAACTTGGCTATTGTATTGGCTCCCAGCATTATGCCGCTTCCTGCGGCAGCTACTGCTCAGAGACTTGAACATCATGTAGCTCTtgtaaag ATATTCATAGAGAATTCAAAACATATTGGGTTATTGACTGATGAGCTTATGTCGCAACTGGATGATGATTCTGATATACATCAGGTCAGACGTAAAAAGAGAAGAAGTGGATCACTTAACC GTATGCTAAATGGTTTGCGTAAGATGGTATCTGGCAATGTCAACACACCAGCCACAGTCAAGGAGTATGATAAGACGCCCGtgcttaataaatttacctCTAAACGAAAATATGATACTTCTGAAGGACTTTCTGCTAAAATTAA gaaagaaataaaatctgGCTTACCTCAAAAGGAGTTGTCGTTTACTCCCATGAAAAT GGGCATCACAGAAAGGAAAAGACTTCGACTCAGCATGGTAGATGTGAAAAAAACACCTATTACACCAGATTAcggttcaaataaaaattctgaAAGTAGCAGCAGTGAGGATATACTTACATCGTCAGAACAGCTTTTCAATCCTCATGATACAATAGATCTTTCGTCGGACATGAAGCAAACTGATAAGGATTATGTACGGATTTCTAAACAGGAGTATGAGGAAATCAAGAGCAGAGTTTCAGCCATAGAGACCCGATTGTCCAGGGAATTCACAGATGTCATCCCAAAAGTACAACCACTACAACAAGTTCAAAATGTCTACGAACAAACCCTAGAAGATGTGGCCATGTTAAATTGTCCTGGTTCCGAGCACCTCGCTCGACGACTGAGCAAAGAACTGAAAATAAGACCCAAAGAAGAAGCCAAAATCATTCGTTCACCGAGTGCAAGAAAGATAGGCTCTATAAGACGTCGTTCCAAagaaaatttaactaaaatcgtCCGTCACAAGTCGTGGAATGTATCAACACATCAAGCTATGGATCGGTTTTATCCCTACGTTGGGTTAAATCAAAGGGAATCCTCCTCTATACGCAGTATTGAAAGTAAGGACTCTGATTGGGAAGAAAATGTATCGGAAACTTCTTCACCCAATGTTTCCAGTTCTAGTCAAAAGTATCATATGCGTAAACGCATAAGTTTAACCACAGATTATGGATCCGAGAGGATAACAACAAAATCTCGCTGTCTCTTACCACGAAGATCACTCAATGTCATTTTTACTAGTCCAGATAATAGAAACACCGTCAGTCCAAATGGCAAAAGTAACTATAGATCAAGCCACAGTCAAAACAAATATGTCAGCAAAGAACCTATCCAGCACAAGTGGAAGAGCGCTGCGGCGTTTTTTATGGATAAAACTGGTGAATTGGAAGGCAATGGTAATTCAGGAAGGCCTTCAGTAAATAAACTTCGTAAGCAAAACGCTGGTGCTGTTTTAGCTAAAGCGAAACTTTTTGAATCAAGTCAATCAGATAAATCGTCTGAAAGAAGTGAGAATACGCAAAAGTCCGTTTTCGCTCGGAAGCCAAGAATTCAAAGTCAAGTCAAACCTCAAAAAACTGTCACTTCTAACTCAGATTTGGAGACTAGAATGATATTTAAAAGCAACATCAATAAAGAATCACTCCAAACGTACAGACAATACAACCCCTTAGTTAAATCTAAAGAGGAATTAAATTCGCGGCTTATTAGGGCAACaccagttaaaaaaatagtatcgCCACAGAAGATATCCCATAcacctattttaaaaaaaacattatgtacCCCTAGAAATTTGAGAACTCCTGCAAATTATGGTGAACCGAAAAAGTTTAATACACCTCTCAAAGGAGTACATATTTCACCAAAAAGACGATCTCCCCGTCAAAGGCTAAATAGGCTTATTTAA